The Cygnus atratus isolate AKBS03 ecotype Queensland, Australia chromosome 12, CAtr_DNAZoo_HiC_assembly, whole genome shotgun sequence genome has a segment encoding these proteins:
- the PSME3IP1 gene encoding PSME3-interacting protein: MDGGDRTADLVINKRFVSEAELEERRKRRQEEWEKVRKPEDPEECPEEAYDPRSLYERLQEQREKKQQEFEEQFKFKNMVRGLDEDETNFLDEVSRQQELIEKQRREEEMKELNEYRSTLTKVGVSMDPKKEAEKKLPMKSVENKNKFSQAKLLAGAVKHRSSDGGNSVKRLKLDTDHEEKNQEKPSCVPLGSSSVGGSTVHCPSAAVCIGILPGLGAYSGSSDSESSSDSEGTINSTGKIVSSVFRSNSFFDGP; this comes from the exons ATGGATGGGGGAGATCGTACTGCCGACCTCGTGATTAACAAGAGGTTTGTATCTGAAGCGGAGCTAGAGGAGCGGCGAAAGAGAAGGCAAGAGGAATGGGAAAAGGTCCGAAAACCTGAAGATCCAGAAG AATGCCCAGAGGAGGCATATGACCCACGTTCATTGTATGAAAGACTtcaggaacagagagaaaagaagcagcaggagtTTGAGGAGCAGTTTAAATTCA aaaatatggTAAGAGGCTTAGATGAAGATGAGACAAATTTCCTTGATGAGGTTTCTCGGCAGCAAGAGCTAATAGAAAAGCAACgaagagaagaagagatgaaagaacTAAATGAATACAGAA GCACTCTCACCAAAGTGGGAGTCAGTATGGACCCAAAGAAGGAAGCTGAGAAGAAATTGCCcatgaagtcagtggaaaacaagaacaaattcTCTCAGGCAAAGCTGTTGGCAGGAGCTGTGAAACACAGAAG ttcagATGGTGGGAATAGCGTGAAGAGGTTGAAATTAGATACTGATCATGAAGAAAAGAATCAAG AAAAACCGTCCTGTGTTCCCTTGGGGAGCAGCTCAGTGGGAGGCTCCACGGTCCACTGTCCCTCAGCAGCAGTCTGCATTGGGATCCTGCCTGGCCTGGGTGCATACTCGGGCAGCAGCGATTCGGAGTCCAGCTCGGATAGCGAAGGCACTATTAATTCCACTGGAAAGATCGTCTCTTCTGTCTTTCGTAGCAACAGTTTCTTTGATGGCCCATAA